A window from Akkermansia muciniphila encodes these proteins:
- a CDS encoding ferritin, which translates to MISTTMATALNEQIKWEMYSANLYLAMSAYLQDAGLTGFAHWMRVQYQEETAHALKFYDFLLARGGQFTMLSIDAPAASWSNILEMFEETLTHEQEVTRRINDLVRLSKEEKDFATDIFLHWFVSEQVEEEETVKDIISKLRMIKGEGQGMLLMDKELGARVFTPPPAN; encoded by the coding sequence ATGATCAGTACAACAATGGCAACCGCTCTTAATGAGCAAATCAAATGGGAAATGTATTCAGCCAACCTTTATCTGGCCATGTCCGCGTACCTGCAGGACGCCGGCCTGACGGGGTTTGCCCACTGGATGCGTGTCCAGTATCAGGAAGAAACCGCCCATGCCTTGAAATTTTATGATTTTCTTCTGGCTCGCGGAGGCCAGTTTACCATGCTGTCCATAGACGCACCCGCAGCGAGCTGGTCCAACATTCTGGAAATGTTTGAAGAAACGCTGACCCACGAGCAGGAAGTTACGCGCCGCATCAATGATCTGGTCCGCCTGTCCAAGGAGGAAAAGGATTTCGCTACGGATATTTTCCTGCACTGGTTTGTCAGTGAACAGGTGGAAGAAGAAGAAACCGTCAAGGACATCATTAGCAAACTGCGCATGATCAAGGGAGAAGGCCAGGGAATGCTTCTTATGGACAAGGAGCTGGGCGCCCGCGTCTTTACCCCTCCCCCCGCCAATTAA
- a CDS encoding MarR family winged helix-turn-helix transcriptional regulator yields the protein MSSISEEANKLADFILFTQRSCILNLSSELNEGKVSYPQFFLLTYLASEDFLSMSSIALKMGHSTAAATGMVDKLQEMGYLKRMSAAKDRRKIMVAITQEGRDLVDRMRQNIVRDLAALMAGADPDARQTLADTGKSIKKRRLA from the coding sequence ATGAGCTCCATTTCCGAAGAAGCAAACAAGCTGGCGGATTTCATCCTGTTCACGCAACGTTCCTGCATTCTGAATCTTTCTTCAGAATTGAATGAGGGCAAGGTTTCCTATCCCCAGTTTTTCCTGCTGACTTACCTGGCCAGCGAGGATTTTCTGAGCATGTCCAGCATTGCCCTGAAGATGGGGCATTCCACTGCGGCGGCTACCGGCATGGTGGATAAACTTCAGGAGATGGGCTACCTCAAGCGCATGAGCGCGGCCAAGGACCGCCGTAAAATCATGGTCGCCATCACCCAGGAGGGGCGCGATCTGGTGGACCGCATGCGCCAGAACATCGTCCGGGACCTGGCCGCCCTGATGGCCGGAGCGGATCCCGACGCACGCCAGACGCTTGCCGATACCGGGAAATCCATTAAGAAGCGCCGTCTGGCCTGA
- the trpB gene encoding tryptophan synthase subunit beta, with protein sequence MDLHTYLRNFPDAQGRFGEYGGVYLPDELVPAFEEITEAYQTIAHSAQFINELRRIRKQFQGRPTPVYHCERLSRHLGTSQIYLKREDLNHTGAHKLNHCMGEGLLAKYMGKKRIIAETGAGQHGVALATAAAFFGLECEVHMGAVDIAKQAPNVTRMKILGAKVVPVTHGLQSLKEAVDSAFDSYLNSYKDSIYCIGSVVGPHPFPQMVRDFQMCIGVEAREQFLEMTGLLPDAVCACVGGGSNSMGMFTAFLGDPLDIYGVEPLGKGPRLGDHSASISYGSKGVLHGFESIMLQDEDGNPGPVHSVASGLDYPSVGPEHAYLHDIGRVNYVTATDEEAVDAFFKLSRYEGIIPALESSHAIAYAMKWARENRGGAILVNCSGRGDKDVDYVVEHYGYGEDRQFPA encoded by the coding sequence ATGGATCTCCATACTTATTTACGCAATTTTCCGGATGCTCAGGGCCGCTTTGGCGAATATGGCGGCGTTTACCTGCCGGATGAGCTTGTTCCCGCTTTTGAAGAAATCACGGAAGCCTACCAGACGATCGCCCATTCCGCCCAGTTTATTAATGAACTGCGCCGCATCCGCAAGCAGTTCCAGGGGCGTCCCACTCCGGTTTACCATTGTGAACGCCTTTCCCGCCATCTGGGGACCTCACAGATTTACCTGAAGCGGGAAGACCTGAACCATACGGGCGCCCACAAACTGAATCACTGCATGGGTGAAGGCCTTCTCGCCAAGTATATGGGCAAGAAGCGCATCATTGCGGAAACGGGCGCCGGGCAGCACGGCGTGGCGCTGGCTACGGCCGCCGCCTTTTTCGGGCTGGAATGCGAGGTTCACATGGGAGCGGTGGATATTGCCAAGCAGGCTCCCAACGTCACGCGCATGAAGATTCTGGGCGCCAAGGTGGTGCCCGTCACGCACGGCCTCCAGAGCCTGAAGGAAGCCGTGGATTCCGCCTTTGATTCCTACCTGAACAGTTATAAGGATTCCATTTACTGCATCGGCTCCGTGGTGGGTCCGCACCCCTTCCCTCAAATGGTGCGTGATTTCCAGATGTGCATCGGCGTGGAGGCCCGGGAACAGTTCCTGGAAATGACGGGGCTTCTGCCGGACGCGGTGTGCGCCTGCGTGGGCGGCGGCAGCAATTCCATGGGCATGTTTACCGCCTTCCTGGGAGACCCGCTGGACATTTACGGCGTGGAACCGCTCGGCAAGGGCCCCAGGCTGGGGGACCATTCCGCTTCCATTTCCTACGGGAGCAAGGGCGTTCTGCATGGGTTCGAGAGCATTATGCTTCAGGATGAGGACGGCAATCCCGGTCCCGTCCATTCCGTAGCCAGCGGGCTGGATTATCCTTCCGTGGGACCGGAACACGCCTACCTGCACGACATCGGCCGCGTGAATTACGTCACCGCTACGGATGAAGAGGCCGTGGACGCCTTTTTCAAGCTCTCCCGTTACGAAGGGATTATTCCCGCTCTGGAAAGTTCCCACGCCATCGCCTACGCCATGAAGTGGGCCCGGGAAAACAGAGGAGGCGCTATCCTGGTCAACTGCTCCGGCCGCGGAGACAAGGATGTGGATTACGTCGTGGAGCATTACGGCTACGGGGAAGACCGCCAATTCCCGGCCTGA
- a CDS encoding phosphotransferase yields the protein MKELSSLVQRSFHAVPREEDFKTLALGASGRTIVRIRLDGRTCIGIRWGNDRADNDSFIPAARHLRAHGVNVPEIYDYEPLGPGCGAALVEDLGDANLLGFRGEPWPTLRPRYVRAMEQLHLLHNCPFPEDFSLQPAFGEALYRWEQAYFAEHLLGSHLGMEAAPFLNHPALKELAQFLASLPARPVHRDSQSQNVHIHAGKTWLIDFQGMRGGRPEYDLASLVYDGYAHLAPAQVQELLREWERITGHPLDERIFRACALQRVMQMLGAYANIGHNQGKTWYLAQIPAGLEHLRRLLPGSTLAEPLAPMLA from the coding sequence ATGAAAGAATTATCCAGCCTGGTTCAACGGAGTTTTCACGCCGTTCCGCGGGAAGAAGATTTCAAGACCCTGGCCCTGGGGGCGTCCGGGCGCACCATTGTCCGCATCCGGCTTGACGGCCGCACCTGCATAGGCATCCGCTGGGGCAATGACCGCGCGGATAACGATTCCTTCATTCCCGCGGCCCGGCACCTGCGTGCCCATGGCGTCAACGTGCCGGAGATTTACGATTATGAACCGCTCGGCCCCGGTTGCGGAGCCGCCCTGGTAGAGGATCTGGGGGATGCCAATCTTCTGGGCTTCCGGGGGGAACCCTGGCCCACCCTGCGCCCGCGCTACGTGCGGGCCATGGAACAGCTTCATCTGCTTCATAACTGCCCGTTCCCGGAGGATTTTTCTCTTCAGCCCGCTTTTGGCGAGGCCCTGTACCGCTGGGAACAGGCCTATTTTGCAGAACATTTGCTGGGCTCCCATCTGGGAATGGAGGCGGCACCCTTTCTGAACCACCCGGCCCTGAAAGAACTGGCGCAGTTCCTGGCCTCCCTTCCCGCGCGGCCCGTCCACCGGGACAGCCAGTCCCAGAACGTGCATATCCATGCCGGGAAGACGTGGCTGATTGATTTCCAAGGCATGCGCGGCGGACGCCCGGAGTATGACCTGGCCTCTCTGGTTTATGACGGCTACGCCCATCTGGCCCCCGCACAGGTGCAGGAGCTGCTCCGGGAGTGGGAAAGGATTACCGGGCACCCCCTGGATGAGCGCATTTTCCGCGCCTGCGCCCTGCAGCGGGTCATGCAGATGCTGGGAGCCTACGCCAACATCGGCCACAACCAGGGGAAAACCTGGTACCTTGCCCAGATTCCCGCCGGGCTGGAACACCTTCGGAGGCTTCTGCCCGGCTCCACGCTTGCAGAACCACTGGCGCCCATGTTAGCATGA
- a CDS encoding low molecular weight protein arginine phosphatase, producing the protein MTQRKHILFICTGNTCRSPMAEGLFRKLSAGHPEWQAGSAGTSAWHGQEASPETLHVLEAHGVNLSCHESRPVTHELMEKATAVYAMTESHLAALLANFPEHADKIRLVTCYTDNRSIADPIGCGQSAYNSVARQLTAAIQAIIARMEQQA; encoded by the coding sequence ATGACACAGCGCAAACACATTCTTTTCATCTGCACCGGCAACACGTGCCGCAGCCCCATGGCGGAAGGCCTTTTCCGGAAACTCTCCGCCGGCCATCCGGAATGGCAGGCCGGTTCCGCAGGAACCTCCGCATGGCACGGGCAGGAGGCCAGCCCGGAAACGCTCCACGTGCTGGAGGCGCACGGCGTCAACCTGTCCTGCCATGAAAGCCGCCCCGTCACGCATGAGCTGATGGAAAAAGCCACAGCCGTTTACGCCATGACGGAGAGCCACCTGGCCGCTCTGCTTGCCAATTTCCCCGAGCATGCGGATAAAATCCGGCTGGTCACCTGCTACACGGACAACCGCAGCATTGCAGACCCGATCGGCTGCGGACAGTCCGCCTACAATAGCGTGGCGCGGCAATTGACAGCCGCCATCCAGGCCATCATTGCCCGGATGGAACAGCAGGCCTGA
- a CDS encoding L,D-transpeptidase yields MSAPSIRIDLSRQELALEASGKVLFRCPVSSGKAGAGFEEGSGKTPTGRFRICRKIGDGEPEDTIFLSRLPVGRYPGAIPEGLDEHSDLILSRILWLDGLEPENANTRERYIYIHGTNHPELLGTPCSHGCVRLSPADMLVLFDLVEEGTAVSIQL; encoded by the coding sequence GTGTCCGCCCCTTCCATACGCATTGACCTGTCCCGGCAGGAGCTGGCGCTGGAAGCATCCGGAAAAGTCCTGTTCCGGTGCCCCGTTTCCAGCGGAAAAGCCGGAGCTGGGTTTGAAGAGGGTTCCGGAAAAACACCCACGGGCCGTTTCCGCATCTGCCGGAAAATAGGAGACGGAGAACCGGAGGACACCATTTTTCTTTCACGCCTTCCGGTTGGCCGCTACCCCGGCGCTATTCCGGAGGGGCTGGATGAACATTCGGACCTCATCCTGTCGCGCATCCTGTGGCTGGACGGCCTGGAACCGGAAAACGCCAATACGCGGGAACGCTACATTTACATTCACGGCACCAACCATCCGGAACTCCTGGGAACACCGTGTTCCCACGGGTGCGTCCGCCTTTCCCCCGCAGACATGCTGGTCCTTTTTGACCTGGTGGAAGAGGGAACCGCCGTGTCCATCCAGCTCTAA
- a CDS encoding cytochrome ubiquinol oxidase subunit I: MDDPVLLSRIQFALTIMFHYIFPPMTIGLGVVLVALEGLWLKTKNELYHKQAKFWTKIFGIIFALGVASGIVMEFQFGTNWADYSRCVGDIFGSPLAAEGIFAFFLESGFLAILLFGWDKVGPKMHFFSSCMVALGAHFSAIWIIVANSWMQTPAGYKLVEVNGKIQAHITSFYDVVFNPSTMDRLTHALAGCWLAGATLVLSVSAWYILKKRFTGGAEKSFKVALVIGLIGVVGMGITGDSSGREVAIHQPAKFAAMEGVMETGAPLSLHLVGWMNPSTHEVTGISIPYLLTFLTHHDLDTPITGMNDIPQDERPPILPVFYSFHIMILIGCALAALFLVGIWGWKQGWLFQKRWLLWCFVFSVLGPQIANQVGWAVAEMGRQPWIVYGILRTEHAVSPTLTPAEALSSLGMFGVIYTLLLALFLYQITHKIRKGPDQEAEEDDGTGEGKLQVPFIKD; encoded by the coding sequence ATGGACGATCCGGTCTTATTATCCCGTATTCAATTTGCTCTCACCATCATGTTCCACTATATCTTCCCGCCGATGACCATCGGCCTGGGGGTAGTTCTGGTAGCGCTGGAAGGCCTCTGGCTGAAAACAAAGAATGAGCTCTACCACAAGCAGGCCAAGTTCTGGACCAAGATATTCGGCATCATCTTCGCCCTGGGCGTCGCCTCCGGCATCGTGATGGAATTCCAGTTCGGCACCAACTGGGCGGACTATTCCCGCTGCGTGGGCGACATCTTCGGCAGCCCCCTCGCGGCGGAAGGCATTTTCGCCTTCTTCCTGGAATCCGGCTTCCTGGCCATCCTCCTCTTCGGCTGGGACAAGGTGGGACCTAAAATGCACTTCTTCTCCTCCTGCATGGTCGCCCTGGGCGCCCATTTCAGCGCCATCTGGATCATTGTGGCGAACTCCTGGATGCAGACGCCCGCCGGGTACAAGCTGGTGGAGGTGAACGGGAAAATCCAGGCCCACATCACCAGTTTCTATGACGTGGTCTTCAACCCCTCCACCATGGACCGCCTGACGCACGCCCTGGCCGGCTGCTGGCTGGCGGGGGCCACGCTCGTCCTCAGCGTCTCCGCCTGGTACATCCTGAAAAAACGCTTTACAGGAGGGGCTGAAAAAAGCTTCAAGGTGGCTCTGGTCATCGGCCTCATCGGCGTAGTGGGCATGGGCATCACGGGAGACTCCAGCGGCAGGGAAGTCGCCATCCACCAGCCCGCCAAATTCGCCGCCATGGAAGGCGTGATGGAAACGGGCGCTCCCCTGTCCCTCCACCTCGTCGGCTGGATGAACCCGTCCACCCATGAAGTCACGGGCATCTCCATTCCGTACCTGCTGACCTTCCTTACCCATCACGACCTGGATACGCCCATTACGGGCATGAATGACATTCCGCAGGATGAACGCCCCCCCATCCTGCCCGTCTTCTATTCCTTCCACATCATGATCCTGATCGGCTGCGCGCTGGCCGCGCTGTTCCTGGTGGGAATATGGGGTTGGAAACAGGGCTGGCTTTTTCAGAAACGCTGGCTTCTCTGGTGCTTCGTCTTTTCCGTACTGGGTCCCCAAATCGCCAACCAGGTGGGCTGGGCTGTGGCTGAAATGGGCCGCCAGCCGTGGATTGTGTACGGCATCCTGAGGACGGAACATGCCGTTTCCCCCACCCTTACTCCGGCGGAAGCCCTCTCCTCCCTCGGCATGTTCGGCGTGATTTACACCCTGCTTCTGGCCCTCTTCCTCTATCAGATCACCCATAAAATCCGCAAGGGTCCGGACCAGGAAGCGGAAGAAGACGACGGAACCGGGGAAGGCAAGCTCCAGGTTCCCTTCATCAAAGACTAA
- the cydB gene encoding cytochrome d ubiquinol oxidase subunit II — MLDNLTLTDLQIIWFILVGVLFSGYAILDGFDLGTGTLQLFIKGDENRRLTLNAVGPVWDGNEVWLITGGGALFAAFPYVYASVFSGFYLAFMLLLLTLIFRAVSIEFRSKQPMKWWRRGWDTTFSISSLLAALLIGVAMGNVTKGIPLDDQGNFTGTFLSLLNPYSVLLGLTTVALFAMHGGIFLLMKTQGNLQDQIKKLLKPWIIIFTILIILHGAATLLYVPHVAAALERSPWIYGIAALAVISITAIWIFIHRNRPGWAFIASCSTMGCMMALFGAAMFPNLLYSMPNPENSLTLVNGSSTRESLVVMTYIAILGVPLVLAYSAAIYWVFRGKVQLNEHSY, encoded by the coding sequence ATGTTGGATAATCTCACTCTCACAGACCTGCAAATCATCTGGTTCATCCTCGTCGGCGTGCTCTTTTCCGGATACGCCATCCTGGACGGCTTTGACCTGGGAACAGGAACCCTCCAGCTTTTCATCAAGGGAGATGAAAACAGAAGGCTCACGCTGAATGCCGTCGGCCCCGTGTGGGACGGCAATGAAGTCTGGCTCATCACGGGCGGCGGCGCCCTCTTTGCCGCCTTCCCGTACGTGTACGCCTCCGTTTTCTCCGGGTTCTACCTGGCCTTCATGCTCCTGCTGCTTACCCTGATCTTCCGGGCCGTCTCCATTGAATTCCGGAGCAAGCAGCCCATGAAATGGTGGCGCAGAGGGTGGGACACCACCTTCTCCATCAGCAGCCTCCTGGCCGCCCTCCTCATCGGCGTAGCCATGGGGAACGTGACCAAGGGCATCCCGCTGGACGACCAGGGCAACTTCACCGGAACCTTCCTCAGCCTGCTGAACCCCTATTCCGTTCTGCTGGGACTGACGACGGTAGCCCTGTTCGCCATGCACGGCGGTATTTTCCTGCTGATGAAAACGCAGGGGAATCTTCAGGACCAGATCAAAAAACTGCTCAAGCCCTGGATCATCATCTTCACCATCCTGATTATCCTTCACGGGGCGGCCACCCTGCTGTACGTGCCTCATGTAGCGGCGGCCCTGGAACGCTCCCCCTGGATTTACGGCATCGCGGCCCTGGCGGTCATTTCCATCACGGCCATCTGGATCTTCATCCACAGGAACCGTCCGGGCTGGGCCTTTATCGCCTCCTGCTCCACAATGGGCTGCATGATGGCCCTCTTCGGGGCGGCCATGTTCCCCAACCTGCTCTATTCCATGCCCAATCCGGAAAACTCCCTGACGCTCGTCAACGGCTCCTCCACGCGGGAAAGCCTGGTGGTGATGACGTACATCGCCATCCTGGGCGTGCCGCTCGTGCTGGCCTATTCCGCCGCCATTTACTGGGTCTTCCGCGGGAAGGTCCAGCTTAACGAACACAGCTATTAA